In Bifidobacterium sp. ESL0775, the following are encoded in one genomic region:
- a CDS encoding rhamnan synthesis F family protein, giving the protein MILSEKDVKRLGIFFFYDKDGVVDDYVTTLLYGFKPFFSELTIVVNGKLTDEGRAKLLHYTDEDKLIVRENKGFDVWAYKTALDSYGWEKLEKFDEICLFNHTIMGPVYPFSEMFEAMDQRDLDFWGITKYNKVEKDPFGRSPYGYLPEHIQSHFHAYRHSLVKSEAFQNYWDHIPEIRNYDDSVGLHESLFTKRFADKGFKWDVYVNTDDLDDLTYGPIMFFTPKLIAEKRCPIFKRRSFFHHYDDQLIQAAGNNVLDLYEYLRDQTSYDTDLIWQNALRTMNLADLVKNLHLDFVLPQSIGTPLPEGKRIALVMHLYYKNSIERSLSYVSSMPKGTDVILTVASEEKAAIARSYCDRYLFDYNIDIRMVKNRGRDVSALLVNVGKDLLKYDYVCCIHDKKLTTISPQNVGYGFYSKSFDNTLVTKEYVENVIHLFESNPRLGIAMPTLQNEAYYFPSFSYTWGIGPYGTIVGTKKLLREILGPEIPPLDSHKEAIAPLTGATWFRPKALQPLLEHKWSYDDFPEEPIRLKDLMNQFIVHSYAYVAQAQGYYPAYILSDRFARMEITNLAFEQRELVSAFGDVWLGGDLEDTKNKIKKGKRLRYTLLRVIKNIIKHIPLIGPLLVRIRKKMRGDEEDEPNQTEDA; this is encoded by the coding sequence ATGATATTGAGCGAGAAGGACGTAAAACGTCTGGGAATCTTCTTCTTCTACGATAAAGACGGAGTCGTGGACGACTATGTCACGACACTTCTCTATGGCTTCAAGCCATTCTTCTCCGAGCTCACCATCGTCGTCAACGGCAAGCTGACCGACGAGGGCCGCGCCAAGCTCCTGCACTACACCGATGAGGACAAACTCATCGTACGCGAGAACAAGGGCTTCGACGTCTGGGCCTACAAAACCGCACTCGACTCATACGGCTGGGAAAAACTCGAAAAGTTCGACGAAATCTGCCTCTTCAACCACACCATCATGGGCCCGGTTTACCCGTTCTCCGAAATGTTCGAGGCGATGGACCAGCGTGATCTCGATTTCTGGGGCATCACCAAATACAACAAAGTCGAAAAAGACCCGTTTGGCCGCAGCCCTTATGGCTACCTTCCCGAGCATATTCAGTCCCATTTCCATGCCTACCGTCACAGCTTGGTGAAAAGCGAGGCATTTCAGAACTACTGGGATCATATTCCCGAAATTAGAAACTACGACGACTCCGTAGGCCTGCACGAAAGCCTATTCACCAAACGTTTCGCCGACAAAGGCTTCAAATGGGACGTCTACGTCAACACCGACGACCTTGACGATTTGACTTATGGCCCCATCATGTTCTTCACGCCCAAGCTCATCGCCGAAAAGCGCTGCCCGATTTTCAAGCGTCGCTCGTTCTTCCATCATTACGACGACCAGCTCATCCAAGCGGCGGGCAATAACGTTCTCGACCTTTATGAATATCTGCGCGATCAGACCAGCTATGACACTGATTTGATCTGGCAAAACGCCCTGCGGACCATGAACCTCGCCGATCTGGTCAAAAACCTCCACCTCGACTTTGTCCTCCCACAAAGTATTGGCACACCATTGCCAGAAGGCAAGCGCATCGCACTCGTCATGCACCTTTACTACAAAAACAGCATTGAACGAAGCCTGTCGTATGTTTCTTCGATGCCCAAAGGCACTGATGTCATCCTCACTGTCGCCTCAGAGGAAAAAGCCGCGATTGCCCGCAGTTATTGCGACAGATACCTTTTCGACTACAACATCGATATCCGCATGGTCAAAAACCGCGGGCGCGACGTAAGCGCCCTGCTCGTCAACGTTGGCAAAGATCTTCTCAAATATGACTATGTTTGCTGTATACATGACAAGAAACTCACGACAATCTCCCCGCAGAATGTTGGTTACGGTTTTTATTCCAAATCGTTTGACAATACCCTTGTGACCAAAGAGTACGTCGAAAACGTCATCCATCTTTTCGAGAGCAATCCCCGCCTTGGCATCGCCATGCCGACCTTGCAAAACGAAGCTTACTATTTCCCAAGCTTCAGCTACACATGGGGCATCGGGCCTTACGGAACAATCGTTGGAACTAAAAAACTGCTCAGAGAAATACTGGGACCGGAAATCCCGCCATTGGATTCCCACAAGGAAGCCATCGCACCATTGACCGGTGCGACCTGGTTCCGTCCAAAGGCACTACAACCGCTTTTGGAACACAAATGGTCATACGATGACTTTCCTGAAGAGCCAATCAGGCTCAAAGACCTGATGAATCAATTTATTGTGCATTCTTATGCATACGTCGCCCAAGCGCAAGGTTATTATCCGGCCTATATCCTTTCAGACCGGTTCGCCCGCATGGAAATCACCAACCTGGCATTCGAACAACGTGAACTCGTCAGCGCATTCGGTGACGTATGGCTTGGTGGAGATCTCGAGGACACGAAAAACAAGATCAAAAAAGGCAAGCGTCTACGCTACACACTGTTGCGCGTCATCAAAAACATCATCAAGCACATCCCCCTGATTGGGCCACTGCTGGTGCGAATCCGCAAGAAGATGAGAGGGGATGAAGAGGACGAGCCTAACCAAACAGAAGATGCCTGA
- a CDS encoding DUF6056 family protein, whose amino-acid sequence MDLQQIKKATEKDGFKRAASLFACWLITFLVSLFATRISGDDALYARELSKMSGLQWLVRRYETWSGRVFSDAVAAVVVPLPQIVWRFCDALFLTLLIYSIARIVFQNFHASDILFVFALYWLLHPEMILSSTFWLAGSVVYLWPTALAVFACILLSDAVCGRQTRYKILCVIAAIFGALGVEQLAPCIIAFGVISLIYVYRQKRTLNWWVLATACAGGIGLIINRLSPGSRYRSGHEASFWYPEYTHLPMYKKIYRGIIWEYGEATNYMLALFLFLALTILVSIVMKRGHDSSTDLAVNKKNGLETCDYTLLVIVFGQLIVLSADSKMNYASVFVFRPYSNQRSALAFLYPYLFWTVFAVCIMTLLLRFMERKFTALFLVLASVCSGAIMFFSPTIYASGIRTMYVSSILIVILIALVQQQFKNRIVYIAVYIPAILNLFGYLHRVVSQGFRLGLFT is encoded by the coding sequence TTGGATCTTCAACAAATCAAAAAAGCCACCGAAAAAGATGGGTTTAAGCGAGCTGCATCTTTATTTGCTTGCTGGTTAATAACTTTTTTAGTTTCTTTGTTTGCCACAAGGATTTCGGGCGATGACGCGCTATACGCTCGCGAACTATCTAAGATGAGTGGGCTCCAATGGCTAGTTCGCCGATATGAAACGTGGTCTGGAAGAGTTTTTTCGGATGCGGTCGCTGCTGTAGTCGTTCCTCTGCCTCAAATAGTTTGGCGCTTTTGCGACGCCCTATTTCTCACCTTGCTCATATACAGCATTGCACGCATCGTGTTCCAGAATTTTCATGCAAGCGACATTCTCTTTGTTTTTGCATTATATTGGTTGCTTCATCCCGAGATGATACTCAGCTCTACCTTCTGGCTTGCAGGATCCGTGGTGTATTTATGGCCTACCGCATTGGCTGTTTTCGCCTGCATTCTATTGAGCGATGCCGTTTGTGGACGGCAAACTCGATATAAGATTCTTTGTGTCATAGCCGCAATATTCGGAGCTTTAGGAGTCGAACAACTGGCTCCTTGTATTATCGCTTTCGGTGTGATTTCTCTGATTTATGTTTATCGTCAAAAACGAACCTTGAATTGGTGGGTCCTTGCAACAGCATGCGCTGGGGGAATAGGTTTAATCATTAATCGTCTTTCACCAGGCTCACGCTACCGTTCAGGGCACGAAGCCTCGTTCTGGTATCCTGAATATACACATTTGCCAATGTATAAGAAAATATATCGAGGAATAATTTGGGAATACGGAGAAGCCACCAATTACATGCTTGCTCTTTTCCTGTTTTTGGCGTTGACGATTCTCGTTTCAATCGTCATGAAACGAGGACATGATTCTTCGACTGATCTGGCGGTAAACAAAAAAAATGGTTTAGAGACATGTGATTATACATTATTGGTAATTGTTTTCGGGCAACTTATCGTTCTTAGCGCCGATTCCAAGATGAATTATGCCTCAGTATTTGTCTTTAGACCATATTCCAATCAGAGATCAGCCTTGGCGTTCCTCTACCCTTATCTTTTCTGGACGGTCTTTGCGGTCTGTATTATGACTCTCCTGTTGCGATTCATGGAGCGAAAGTTTACTGCCCTGTTCCTGGTATTGGCCTCAGTGTGCTCTGGCGCCATAATGTTCTTCTCGCCGACGATTTATGCCTCTGGCATACGGACAATGTATGTTTCGTCTATATTGATAGTCATTCTTATAGCTCTGGTACAACAACAATTTAAAAATAGGATTGTGTATATTGCCGTTTATATCCCGGCAATTCTGAATCTATTCGGCTATCTCCACCGAGTTGTAAGCCAAGGATTCCGACTCGGTTTGTTTACTTGA
- a CDS encoding acyltransferase: protein MREETGTATHKQGSRQSNLELLRIVAMVMIIMHHFFFFNKFPLPQQPIGRKRVLIQTFLATEGRVGVDLFFAISIWFLCKPHRQISFRSTAKRSWILERTLFFWSIVLGIACLMFKLTPLSLALVLEIFLPLLSYHWWYATIYVLILLLLPMLVRGLEALTQRQHFALTCLILFIGPIMGDIPGLNNFMINDDLFQMLCLLVLLCYIRWYHEQLPSNWIGLACLIFGYAIIGVQEATATTVFPQTASAFIFPKMLNLGILVQAFGWFILFSHLHFHSKIINWIASHVFAIYLITEFVPIRDWIWGTVFNYEPYYHSRVMSIFYPIGVVLFLCIVCVLLDVVKSVIFKFTVDRNKGQWFDLIWDHATKFLNRKNQSTQISDIKPTNTSR, encoded by the coding sequence GTGAGGGAAGAGACAGGAACTGCAACGCACAAACAAGGATCGCGACAATCCAACTTGGAATTGCTCCGCATTGTGGCCATGGTGATGATCATCATGCATCATTTCTTTTTCTTTAATAAATTTCCTCTTCCCCAACAACCTATAGGCCGGAAAAGAGTTCTTATCCAGACCTTCTTAGCTACAGAGGGACGAGTTGGCGTTGACCTGTTCTTCGCCATCTCAATTTGGTTCTTGTGCAAGCCACACCGTCAAATCTCGTTCCGGAGCACGGCAAAACGTTCATGGATTCTGGAACGTACGCTGTTTTTCTGGTCCATCGTCCTCGGCATCGCATGCCTAATGTTCAAACTCACACCACTGAGCCTGGCTCTTGTCTTGGAAATATTCCTGCCGCTGTTGAGCTATCACTGGTGGTACGCGACAATATATGTCCTTATCCTCCTGCTGCTGCCAATGTTGGTCAGGGGGCTTGAAGCCCTCACCCAACGCCAACATTTCGCATTAACCTGCCTAATCCTCTTTATCGGTCCAATCATGGGCGACATTCCCGGCCTGAATAATTTCATGATCAACGACGACCTGTTTCAGATGCTGTGTTTACTGGTGCTCTTGTGCTACATACGTTGGTATCACGAGCAGCTGCCTTCGAACTGGATTGGTTTGGCTTGTCTGATTTTCGGTTATGCCATTATCGGTGTCCAAGAAGCCACAGCAACCACGGTCTTCCCCCAGACAGCTTCGGCCTTCATATTTCCTAAAATGCTGAACCTCGGTATTCTTGTGCAGGCGTTCGGATGGTTTATTCTCTTCTCACATCTCCATTTCCACAGCAAAATCATCAACTGGATCGCCTCACACGTCTTCGCCATCTATCTCATCACTGAATTCGTACCAATCCGAGATTGGATATGGGGAACGGTATTTAATTACGAGCCCTATTACCACAGCAGAGTTATGTCCATTTTTTATCCAATCGGAGTGGTTCTATTCCTTTGCATAGTTTGTGTTCTGTTGGACGTAGTTAAATCAGTCATATTCAAATTCACAGTGGATAGGAACAAGGGTCAATGGTTCGACTTGATTTGGGACCACGCAACCAAATTTTTAAATAGAAAGAATCAATCAACCCAAATCAGTGACATCAAACCAACGAACACATCTCGATAG
- a CDS encoding NAD(P)-dependent oxidoreductase — MARRILVTGAGGYIGRHVVKALLDRGQEVIAADRHPNDLDPRAKQVAIDLFAPDDDLFEKLGSPDVCLHMAWRDGFKHNSDAHMGDLSGHYRFIKQMLDSGLKQIAVMGTMHEVGYWEGAIDENTPCNPASMYGIAKNALRAATLQLADEYDAVAQWIRAYYIVGDDLRGSSIFSKLLQAAQDGKKTFPFTMGKNKYDFINVDVLAEQIAAVVSQDKINGIINCCSGKPVSLADRVERYIKENNLDIKLEYGAFPDRPYDSPAVWGDDTKIRQILDKA, encoded by the coding sequence ATGGCTAGAAGAATATTGGTAACTGGAGCCGGGGGCTATATCGGCCGGCATGTGGTAAAGGCTCTGCTGGATCGCGGGCAAGAGGTTATCGCCGCTGACCGGCATCCTAATGATTTGGATCCGCGGGCCAAGCAGGTGGCGATCGACCTGTTCGCGCCCGATGATGATTTGTTCGAGAAGTTGGGAAGCCCGGACGTTTGCCTGCACATGGCGTGGCGCGACGGCTTCAAGCACAACTCCGATGCGCACATGGGTGATCTGTCCGGCCATTACCGCTTCATCAAGCAGATGCTCGACAGCGGCCTGAAGCAGATCGCCGTGATGGGCACGATGCACGAGGTCGGTTATTGGGAAGGCGCAATCGACGAGAACACGCCCTGCAACCCAGCTTCGATGTACGGCATCGCCAAGAACGCGTTGCGTGCCGCGACTCTGCAGCTGGCCGACGAATATGATGCCGTCGCCCAATGGATCCGCGCATATTACATTGTAGGCGACGACCTGCGTGGCAGCTCGATTTTCTCCAAGCTGCTTCAGGCCGCGCAGGATGGCAAGAAGACCTTCCCGTTCACCATGGGCAAGAACAAGTACGATTTCATCAATGTCGACGTGTTGGCCGAGCAGATCGCCGCCGTCGTCTCGCAGGACAAGATCAACGGGATCATCAACTGCTGCAGCGGCAAGCCCGTTTCCCTGGCTGATCGCGTTGAGCGTTATATCAAGGAAAACAATCTCGACATCAAGCTTGAATACGGCGCCTTCCCGGATCGTCCGTACGATTCACCGGCCGTTTGGGGCGACGATACTAAGATCCGTCAGATCCTTGATAAGGCATAG
- a CDS encoding rhamnan synthesis F family protein — MLSESSVNRLGIFFFYDKDGVVDDYVPTLLEGFKPFFSEMTIVVNGKLTDEGRAKLLHYTDEDKLIVRENKGFDVWAYKTALDSYGWEKLTKFDEICLFNSTIMGPVYPFSEMFEAMDQRDLDFWGITKFHKVPYDPFGHSPYGYLPEHIQSHFHAYRRSLVESNAFQNYWDHLPEINDYNDSVGMHESLFTKRFADKGFKWDVYVNTDDLEGFTYGPITFAAKELVARKRCPIFKRRSFFHPYGDSMTQSVGNNALDLFEYLRDHTDYDADLIWQNALRTMNLADLVKNLHLDFVLPQSIGTPLPQGKHIALVMHLYYMDLLDQTMQYALSMPKGSDLILTVGSEEKAKIVREWCDAHEMPYHIDIRVIQNRGRDVSALLVGAGKDLFNYDYVCSMHDKKVTQVQPQSIGDGFRYKCFENNLATKEYVQNVIHLFETNPRLGIAMPTPPNHGDYFAPYTLNWGLDFEGTKSFLKDTLNMQVPLDEKTEAVAPLGTMFWFRPEALRGLLDHGWKYEDFPPEPNKTDASLLHYIERAYAYVAQANGYFPAYIFSDRFARIEITNLSFEERELVRAISDKWLGRNVEVTKENVINGKGATYKAVRSGKSAIKRIPFLGAFLVGLHRKWVVSRKTKPAKTNK, encoded by the coding sequence ATGCTATCAGAATCAAGCGTAAACCGCCTCGGAATTTTCTTCTTCTATGACAAAGACGGAGTAGTCGACGACTACGTTCCTACCTTGCTTGAAGGTTTCAAGCCATTCTTCTCCGAGATGACCATCGTGGTCAACGGCAAACTGACCGATGAAGGACGCGCCAAACTCCTGCACTACACCGATGAAGACAAACTCATCGTACGCGAGAACAAGGGCTTCGATGTGTGGGCCTACAAAACCGCACTCGACTCATACGGCTGGGAAAAACTCACCAAATTCGACGAAATCTGCCTTTTTAACTCCACTATCATGGGCCCGGTCTATCCCTTCTCCGAAATGTTCGAGGCGATGGATCAGCGCGACCTGGACTTCTGGGGTATCACCAAGTTTCATAAAGTTCCTTACGACCCATTTGGACATAGCCCATATGGCTATCTGCCGGAGCATATCCAATCGCACTTCCACGCATACCGAAGAAGCCTTGTGGAGAGCAACGCATTTCAAAATTACTGGGATCATCTGCCGGAAATCAATGATTACAACGACTCTGTAGGCATGCATGAAAGCCTGTTCACCAAACGTTTCGCAGACAAAGGCTTCAAATGGGACGTCTACGTCAACACGGACGACCTTGAAGGCTTCACTTATGGCCCCATCACTTTTGCGGCTAAAGAACTGGTGGCGCGGAAGCGTTGCCCGATTTTCAAGCGTCGCTCGTTCTTCCACCCCTATGGCGACAGCATGACGCAATCCGTGGGAAACAACGCGCTCGATCTTTTCGAATACCTGCGTGACCACACGGACTATGACGCTGATCTGATCTGGCAAAACGCCCTGCGCACCATGAACCTCGCCGACCTGGTCAAAAACCTTCACCTCGACTTCGTCCTCCCACAAAGCATCGGCACACCATTGCCACAAGGCAAACACATCGCACTCGTCATGCACCTTTATTACATGGACCTTCTCGATCAGACGATGCAATACGCTCTTTCAATGCCCAAGGGAAGCGACTTGATTCTGACTGTCGGTTCAGAGGAAAAGGCAAAAATCGTGCGCGAATGGTGCGACGCCCACGAAATGCCCTATCATATCGACATCCGAGTCATCCAAAACCGTGGACGCGATGTGAGCGCCCTCCTTGTCGGGGCCGGCAAAGACCTCTTCAACTATGATTACGTCTGCAGCATGCATGACAAAAAAGTCACGCAGGTGCAACCGCAATCGATCGGCGACGGCTTCCGTTACAAATGCTTTGAGAACAATCTCGCCACCAAAGAATACGTGCAGAACGTCATCCATCTCTTCGAAACCAACCCGCGGCTGGGCATTGCCATGCCCACACCTCCGAACCATGGCGACTATTTTGCGCCTTATACCCTCAATTGGGGGCTTGATTTTGAAGGTACCAAGTCATTCCTGAAAGACACCTTGAACATGCAGGTGCCACTGGATGAAAAAACCGAAGCCGTCGCACCATTGGGCACGATGTTCTGGTTCCGCCCGGAGGCCTTGCGCGGCCTACTTGACCACGGCTGGAAATACGAGGATTTTCCGCCGGAACCTAACAAAACCGATGCCTCGCTACTTCATTACATCGAACGGGCGTATGCCTACGTGGCCCAGGCAAACGGATACTTCCCGGCCTACATTTTCTCGGACCGATTTGCACGCATCGAAATCACCAACCTCTCCTTCGAGGAACGCGAGCTTGTCAGAGCCATCAGCGACAAGTGGTTGGGGCGCAATGTCGAGGTGACTAAGGAAAACGTCATCAACGGAAAAGGCGCCACATACAAGGCGGTACGTTCTGGGAAAAGCGCCATCAAGCGCATACCATTCCTCGGAGCTTTCCTCGTGGGCCTGCACAGAAAATGGGTTGTCAGCAGAAAGACGAAGCCCGCCAAAACAAACAAATAA
- a CDS encoding ABC transporter ATP-binding protein, giving the protein MKSPKRLTLPEDVAIRVDDVSKHFSLRANKSIKESIVKLFTPKKKRPQIELFHALDDISFDIDKGETVGLIGANGSGKSTMLKMISGVMQPDSGDVLIRGRLAGLIEVGAGFAQDLTGRENVYLNGAILGLSEEEIDERYDDIVAFSGIESFMDTEVKFYSSGMFLRLAFAVAVYSNPDIFLIDEILAVGDEAFQKKCITRLKEQQKLGQTMVIVSHSEGQIKELCQRCIVLAHSHVIFDGEPEEAFNVMRQNL; this is encoded by the coding sequence ATGAAATCACCAAAACGGTTAACCCTTCCCGAAGACGTCGCCATCCGAGTCGATGACGTCAGCAAACATTTCTCTCTGCGGGCCAATAAATCAATCAAAGAATCGATTGTCAAACTGTTCACCCCGAAGAAGAAGCGTCCTCAGATTGAGCTCTTCCACGCTCTTGACGACATCTCTTTCGACATCGACAAAGGTGAGACGGTCGGCCTCATCGGCGCCAATGGATCCGGCAAATCGACCATGCTGAAAATGATCTCCGGAGTGATGCAGCCCGATTCAGGCGATGTCCTAATCCGTGGCCGCCTCGCGGGTCTCATCGAAGTGGGCGCTGGCTTTGCCCAGGATTTGACGGGCCGTGAAAACGTCTACCTCAACGGCGCCATTCTCGGACTTTCCGAAGAGGAAATCGACGAACGATACGATGACATCGTCGCCTTCAGCGGCATCGAATCGTTCATGGACACCGAGGTCAAGTTCTATTCCTCAGGCATGTTCCTTCGCCTTGCATTCGCCGTCGCAGTCTACAGCAATCCTGATATTTTCCTGATTGACGAGATTCTCGCCGTCGGAGATGAAGCGTTCCAGAAGAAGTGCATCACACGTCTTAAGGAACAGCAGAAACTTGGTCAGACCATGGTCATTGTCTCCCATAGCGAGGGCCAGATCAAGGAGCTTTGCCAGCGTTGCATCGTCCTCGCCCACTCCCATGTCATCTTCGATGGCGAGCCGGAAGAAGCCTTCAACGTGATGCGCCAGAACCTTTAG
- a CDS encoding ABC transporter permease: MSTKSDVISRPGTSKGLFGVLQYRYLLKLLVKKEVRIRYRGSWLGMVWTYIKPLTQFLVFYVAMGIFMGMGRSGNLQVYPVYLFAAVIVTNFFTEAFGNCTRSILSNSGLIQKIYLPRELFPLASLRVAFVHFFPQLVILLLGAAFTGWIPDIKGLIIAFVGFFALCCFAFGLGLFFGSINVFYRDAENITDLVAMIAPWAAPCFYPWTMVAAHVPKWLLELYFADPIAVCVEAFHRGFWWGATDRAFQFSGSWVMRLGVSLLVSLFCLAVGELTFKHLEGRFAQEL; the protein is encoded by the coding sequence ATGAGCACAAAGTCTGATGTCATCTCACGCCCCGGAACCAGTAAAGGGCTTTTTGGCGTACTCCAATACCGATATCTGCTCAAGCTGCTGGTCAAAAAGGAAGTCCGCATCCGTTACCGCGGTTCGTGGCTTGGAATGGTCTGGACATACATCAAGCCGCTTACGCAGTTCTTGGTTTTCTATGTCGCCATGGGCATTTTCATGGGCATGGGACGTTCCGGCAACCTTCAGGTCTATCCGGTCTATCTGTTCGCCGCCGTCATCGTCACCAACTTCTTCACTGAGGCATTCGGCAATTGCACCCGTTCAATTCTCAGCAATTCAGGTCTTATCCAGAAAATCTATCTGCCCAGGGAACTGTTCCCCCTAGCATCGCTGCGCGTCGCCTTCGTTCACTTCTTCCCGCAGCTCGTGATTCTTTTGCTGGGAGCGGCGTTCACAGGTTGGATCCCCGACATCAAGGGACTCATCATCGCTTTCGTCGGCTTTTTCGCATTGTGCTGTTTCGCATTTGGCCTGGGTCTGTTTTTCGGATCAATCAACGTGTTCTATCGGGACGCCGAGAACATCACCGATTTGGTGGCAATGATTGCGCCATGGGCAGCTCCTTGCTTCTATCCTTGGACCATGGTCGCGGCACATGTGCCGAAGTGGCTGTTGGAATTATATTTCGCAGATCCGATCGCTGTTTGTGTGGAGGCATTCCACCGCGGTTTCTGGTGGGGCGCCACCGATCGAGCTTTCCAGTTCTCCGGTTCCTGGGTTATGAGGCTCGGAGTGAGTCTGCTCGTCTCATTGTTCTGTCTTGCAGTCGGAGAATTGACCTTCAAGCATCTCGAAGGCCGTTTTGCACAGGAGCTTTAA
- a CDS encoding acyltransferase family protein — translation MRQSNFELLRIISMMMIVLCHFFYYNKFSLDQQPMGLKRIVLKTFFGSQGRVGVDIFFAISVWFLCKPNRRIRFHDSARRAWILERTLLFWSLILTIACAYTRMVPVTLQTVLNAIFPTATCDWGYATSYIIILLLLPFINQGISCLNQRQHFYLCVILLFFGPILGVIPGFYHQMVESGPLAFLCLMVFVTYLRWYHEQFPNILTGLACLVVGYAIVGLEAHAGFQIYEMMDLGILVETFGWFTLASHLHFSSRFINWIASHVFAIYLITEFIPIRNWLWGTIFDYGPYYHGLMSMIYPITVTLFISIICILLDIMKSAIFKLTIDHRKGHWFELLWTKIYKASETSNTAQSRKQNLG, via the coding sequence ATGCGCCAATCGAATTTCGAGCTGCTCCGCATCATTTCCATGATGATGATTGTTCTATGCCACTTCTTCTACTACAACAAATTCTCCCTCGATCAACAGCCAATGGGACTCAAAAGAATCGTCCTCAAAACGTTTTTCGGAAGTCAAGGCAGGGTCGGCGTTGACATATTCTTCGCCATATCCGTCTGGTTTCTCTGCAAACCGAATCGCCGAATCCGGTTCCACGATTCAGCCAGGCGTGCGTGGATTCTGGAGCGCACCCTGTTGTTCTGGTCTCTTATCTTGACAATTGCTTGTGCATATACCCGAATGGTACCGGTGACGCTACAAACTGTGCTTAATGCTATTTTCCCTACTGCAACCTGTGACTGGGGATACGCCACCTCGTATATCATCATCCTGTTATTGCTGCCATTCATCAACCAAGGCATCAGCTGTCTAAACCAAAGGCAACATTTTTACCTTTGCGTCATCCTTCTTTTCTTTGGCCCGATTCTGGGAGTGATACCCGGTTTCTATCATCAGATGGTGGAAAGCGGCCCTCTCGCGTTTCTTTGCCTCATGGTATTCGTCACCTATCTTCGGTGGTATCACGAACAATTCCCCAACATCCTCACTGGTTTGGCCTGCCTTGTAGTTGGCTATGCAATTGTAGGTTTGGAAGCACATGCCGGGTTCCAAATCTACGAGATGATGGACTTGGGCATCTTGGTGGAAACCTTTGGCTGGTTCACTTTGGCTTCACATTTACATTTTTCCAGCCGGTTCATCAACTGGATCGCCTCACACGTGTTCGCCATTTACCTCATCACCGAATTCATTCCCATTCGAAACTGGTTGTGGGGTACCATATTCGACTATGGCCCCTATTATCACGGCTTGATGTCCATGATCTACCCGATAACAGTGACGCTATTCATCAGTATTATCTGTATTTTGCTTGATATCATGAAATCAGCTATTTTCAAACTAACCATCGATCATCGCAAAGGTCACTGGTTTGAATTGCTTTGGACAAAAATATATAAAGCTTCTGAAACGTCCAACACAGCTCAGTCGCGAAAGCAAAATCTCGGCTAA